A part of Tachysurus vachellii isolate PV-2020 chromosome 4, HZAU_Pvac_v1, whole genome shotgun sequence genomic DNA contains:
- the b4galnt1b gene encoding beta-1,4 N-acetylgalactosaminyltransferase 1 isoform X2, producing MPFGKGWFAGRNLAVSQVTTKYVLWVDDDFIFTANTKLEKLVDVLEKTTLDLVGGAVREATGYTSTYRQTISIESGEEDGDCLHMRRGFHHIIQGFPNCVVTDGVINFFLARTDKVRQVGFDPRLARVAHLEFFIDGLGSLHVGSCDDVIVNHATKIKLPWGQSESDKAYAKFRYPPASSDATRTKNGLLYFKNRFQCLTHN from the exons ATGCCCTTCGGAAAG ggtTGGTTTGCAGGTCGTAATCTGGCCGTGTCCCAAGTCACCACTAAGTACGTTCTGTGGGTGGACGATGATTTCATCTTCACTGCCAATACCAAGCTGGAGAAACTGGTGGATGTTCTGGAGAAAACCACGCTGGACCTG gtgggtggTGCTGTGCGTGAAGCTACAGGATACACCTCCACCTACAGGCAGACCATCTCTATCGAATCTGGAGAGGAGGATGGAGACTGTCTCCACATGAGACGAGGTTTCCATCACATCATCCAGGGTTTCCCCAACTGTGTGGTCACTGATGGAGTCATCAACTTTTTTCTGGCTCGGACAGACAAGGTGCGACAGGTGGGCTTCGACCCCCGGCTGGCCCGCGTCGCCCACCTCG AATTTTTCATAGATGGCTTGGGTTCGCTCCATGTTGGCTCgtgtgatgatgtcattgtgAACCACGCCACCAAAATCAAGCTTCCATGGGGCCAATCAGAGAGCGACAAAGCCTACGCCAAGTTCCGCTACCCTCCGGCCTCTTCAGACGCCACGCGTACAAAAAATGGCCTCTTGTACTTTAAAAACCGCTTCCAGTGTCTGACACACAACTGA